The Streptomyces phaeolivaceus genome has a window encoding:
- the serC gene encoding phosphoserine transaminase: MADIQIPADIKPADGRFGAGPSKVRTEALDALAATGTSLLGTSHRQAPVKNLVGQVREGISELFSLPEGYEVVLGNGGSTAFWDVATHGLIENKSQHLTFGEFSSKFAKAAKLAPWLAEPTVVSSDPGTHPDPAAEAGVDVYAFTHNETSTGVAAPLKRVAGADEGALVLVDATSGAGGLPVDIAETDVYYFAPQKSFASDGGLWIGVFSPAAIERAERIHASGRHVPEFFSLPTAIDNSRKNQTYNTPALATLFLLDQQLKWINGQGGLSWSTARTKDSSTRLYTWAEESKYASPFVTDPAKRSQVIGTIDFSDEIDAAAVAKVLRANGIVDTEPYRKLGRNQLRVAMFPAIDPADVEALTKCVDHVIEKL; encoded by the coding sequence GTGGCTGATATCCAGATCCCCGCTGACATCAAGCCCGCCGACGGACGTTTCGGCGCGGGCCCCTCCAAGGTGCGGACGGAGGCGCTGGACGCGCTGGCCGCGACCGGTACCTCTCTGCTCGGCACGTCCCACCGCCAGGCCCCGGTGAAGAACCTGGTCGGCCAGGTCCGCGAGGGCATCAGCGAGCTGTTCTCCCTCCCCGAGGGCTACGAGGTCGTCCTCGGCAACGGCGGCTCCACGGCCTTCTGGGACGTCGCGACCCACGGCCTGATCGAGAACAAGAGCCAGCACCTGACCTTCGGCGAGTTCAGCTCGAAGTTCGCCAAGGCCGCGAAGCTCGCCCCCTGGCTCGCCGAGCCCACCGTCGTCTCCTCCGACCCCGGCACGCACCCGGACCCGGCCGCCGAGGCGGGCGTCGACGTCTACGCCTTCACCCACAACGAGACCTCCACCGGTGTCGCCGCCCCGCTGAAGCGCGTGGCCGGTGCCGACGAGGGCGCCCTCGTCCTGGTCGACGCCACCTCCGGCGCCGGCGGCCTGCCCGTCGACATCGCCGAGACCGACGTCTACTACTTCGCCCCGCAGAAGTCCTTCGCCTCCGACGGCGGCCTCTGGATCGGCGTCTTCTCCCCGGCCGCGATCGAGCGCGCCGAGCGGATCCACGCCTCCGGCCGTCACGTCCCGGAGTTCTTCAGCCTGCCCACGGCGATCGACAACTCCCGCAAGAACCAGACGTACAACACCCCGGCCCTCGCCACCCTCTTCCTGCTCGACCAGCAGCTGAAGTGGATCAACGGCCAGGGCGGGCTGAGCTGGTCCACGGCCCGTACGAAGGACTCCTCGACCCGGCTGTACACCTGGGCGGAGGAGAGCAAGTACGCGAGCCCGTTCGTCACCGACCCGGCCAAGCGGTCCCAGGTCATCGGCACGATCGACTTCTCGGACGAGATCGACGCCGCCGCCGTCGCCAAGGTCCTGCGCGCCAACGGCATCGTCGACACCGAGCCCTACCGCAAGCTCGGCCGCAACCAGCTCCGCGTGGCGATGTTCCCGGCGATCGACCCGGCGGACGTCGAGGCCCTCACCAAGTGCGTCGACCACGTGATCGAGAAGCTGTAA
- a CDS encoding roadblock/LC7 domain-containing protein, whose translation MTGTGFGTTADDRLTWLMEGLLERTPGARHALVLSRDGLRLCRTPELSVDRADQLAAIAAGIQSLSHGASLEFGDGSGGVRSAMAEFHGGVLLIVEAGEGAHLAVVTDEEADAGLVGHNMSELVEQLGEHLSAKPRRPGDPATGTTTTTTTTTATTTTAATALAPRTS comes from the coding sequence ATGACCGGCACCGGCTTCGGCACCACCGCCGACGACAGGCTCACCTGGCTCATGGAAGGACTGCTGGAACGCACTCCGGGCGCCCGGCACGCGCTCGTCCTCTCCCGGGACGGCCTACGGCTGTGCCGTACGCCCGAGCTGTCCGTCGACCGGGCCGACCAGCTCGCCGCGATCGCCGCCGGCATCCAGTCGCTGTCCCACGGGGCGTCCCTGGAGTTCGGCGACGGCAGTGGGGGCGTGCGCTCGGCGATGGCGGAGTTCCACGGCGGGGTGCTGCTCATCGTGGAGGCGGGCGAGGGCGCGCACCTGGCCGTCGTGACGGACGAGGAGGCGGACGCCGGGCTCGTCGGCCACAACATGAGCGAGCTGGTCGAACAGCTGGGCGAGCACCTGAGCGCGAAGCCACGCCGCCCGGGGGACCCGGCCACCGGCACGACCACGACCACGACCACAACCACGGCTACGACGACGACCGCCGCTACGGCTCTGGCGCCCCGTACGTCATGA
- a CDS encoding alpha/beta hydrolase: MRRSAAVLSGAIVVLAGTVSAVPANASGASAASNTVQAAAAKVAWKKCATDNSPTLQCASVKVPLDYAKPSGKKITLALTRVPHTSKTYQGPLLVNPGGPGGSGTGLASFVASSLPKKVAAQYDVIGFDPRGVGESKPALNCKPGYFDPVRPDSVPSTAAIEKANVSRAQSFAKACGTKYKDVLPYVNTISAAKDLESIRKALGAKKINYFGYSYGTYLGAVYAKLYPTRVRRLVLDSIVDPTGVWYEDNLDQDYAFDKRHKAFTKWVAKYNSTYKLGTDPKKIEAKWYAMRAALAKKPAGGKVGASELEDTFIPGGYYNGYWPFLAEAFAAYVNDKDADPLVETYENFAAIDSSGDNGYSIYTSVQCRDASWSRDWKKWTKDNWAVHKKAPFMAWNNAWYNAPCAFWPTKSLKPVNVANSKLPPTLLFQATDDAATPYQGGVTVHKLLKNSSLVVEQGGGNHGISLSGNSCLDKHLATYLTNGKVPRGKGTVDATCEKPADPKPAAAQEASAQSTLNSTQGPTATSGATLHGILGFRG, encoded by the coding sequence ATGAGAAGAAGCGCAGCCGTGTTGAGCGGTGCCATCGTGGTCCTGGCCGGGACGGTCAGTGCCGTTCCCGCCAATGCCAGCGGGGCGTCCGCCGCGAGCAACACCGTCCAGGCCGCCGCCGCGAAGGTCGCCTGGAAGAAGTGCGCCACGGACAACTCCCCGACGCTGCAGTGCGCGTCGGTGAAGGTTCCGCTCGACTACGCGAAGCCGAGCGGGAAGAAGATCACGCTGGCGCTGACCCGCGTACCGCACACCTCGAAGACGTACCAGGGCCCGCTGCTGGTCAACCCGGGCGGCCCCGGCGGCAGCGGCACCGGTCTGGCCTCGTTCGTCGCGTCCTCGCTGCCGAAGAAGGTGGCGGCGCAGTACGACGTCATCGGTTTCGACCCGCGCGGCGTGGGCGAGAGCAAGCCCGCCCTGAACTGCAAGCCGGGTTACTTCGACCCCGTGCGCCCGGACTCGGTGCCCAGCACCGCCGCGATCGAGAAGGCGAACGTCTCGCGCGCCCAGTCCTTCGCCAAGGCCTGCGGCACGAAGTACAAGGACGTGCTGCCGTACGTCAACACGATCAGCGCCGCGAAGGACCTGGAGTCGATCCGCAAGGCCCTCGGCGCGAAGAAGATCAACTACTTCGGTTACTCGTACGGCACGTACCTGGGCGCGGTCTACGCCAAGCTCTACCCGACGCGCGTACGGCGTCTGGTGCTGGACTCGATCGTCGACCCGACCGGCGTCTGGTACGAGGACAACCTCGACCAGGACTACGCCTTCGACAAGCGCCACAAGGCGTTCACGAAGTGGGTCGCCAAGTACAACTCCACGTACAAGCTCGGCACCGATCCGAAGAAGATCGAGGCCAAGTGGTACGCCATGCGCGCGGCCCTCGCCAAGAAGCCGGCGGGCGGCAAGGTGGGCGCCTCCGAGCTGGAGGACACGTTCATCCCGGGCGGCTACTACAACGGCTACTGGCCGTTCCTCGCCGAGGCGTTCGCGGCCTATGTGAACGACAAGGACGCCGACCCGCTGGTCGAGACGTACGAGAACTTCGCCGCCATCGACTCCTCCGGTGACAACGGCTACAGCATCTACACCTCGGTGCAGTGCCGTGACGCGTCCTGGTCGCGCGACTGGAAGAAGTGGACCAAGGACAACTGGGCGGTCCACAAGAAGGCGCCGTTCATGGCCTGGAACAACGCCTGGTACAACGCGCCGTGCGCGTTCTGGCCGACCAAGTCCCTGAAGCCGGTGAACGTCGCCAACTCCAAGCTCCCGCCGACGCTGCTGTTCCAGGCGACGGACGACGCGGCCACCCCGTACCAGGGTGGTGTCACCGTCCACAAGCTGCTCAAGAACTCCAGCCTGGTCGTCGAGCAGGGCGGCGGCAACCACGGCATCTCGCTGAGCGGCAACAGCTGCCTCGACAAGCACCTGGCCACCTACCTCACCAACGGCAAGGTGCCGCGCGGCAAGGGCACGGTCGACGCCACCTGCGAGAAGCCGGCCGACCCGAAGCCGGCCGCCGCGCAGGAGGCTTCGGCGCAGTCGACGCTGAACTCGACACAGGGACCGACCGCGACCAGCGGCGCCACCCTGCACGGGATACTCGGCTTCCGCGGCTGA
- a CDS encoding DUF742 domain-containing protein, producing MSRPGRDDLPDRLYTLTGGRSRSAPGTPFDLVTLVVAESQPAPGMQSEHVAILRLTERPTAVVEIAAQLRLPVSITKVLLSDLLTAGRVSARHPNQATLVDLDTLEQVLVGLRNL from the coding sequence ATGAGCCGGCCCGGCAGGGACGACCTGCCCGACCGGCTGTACACGCTCACCGGGGGGCGCAGCCGCTCCGCGCCCGGGACGCCGTTCGACCTGGTGACGCTGGTGGTCGCGGAGAGCCAGCCGGCGCCGGGCATGCAGTCGGAGCATGTGGCGATCCTGCGGCTGACGGAGCGGCCGACGGCGGTGGTGGAGATCGCCGCCCAGCTGCGGCTGCCGGTGAGCATCACGAAGGTGCTGCTCTCCGACCTCCTCACGGCGGGCCGGGTCAGCGCCCGGCATCCGAACCAGGCCACGCTGGTCGATCTGGACACTCTGGAGCAGGTGCTAGTTGGACTTCGCAATCTCTGA
- a CDS encoding BtrH N-terminal domain-containing protein, whose amino-acid sequence MVMVKGVDARGMRHCETTALGVLLRHQGLDLSEPMLFGLGSGLSFVYWDSKAMDFPFLGGRVKPFELTRNLATALGLDLTVEETTSARKAWRNVAAPIDAGRPVGLQLDSYHLDYFGTKAHFGGHVVAMYGYDDRNAYLVDTAPQGGAVTTSLASLADARAARGPMTARHRSFTLTAPDDPPSPRDRIIPAIKTCADAFLNPPIANLGHRGIRKAAERVPKWLRRDGDPREGLCRTAVLMEQAGTGGALFRNLYRDFLAESTELINSPHLRTGHTLCTEAAALWTQVAALLASAGESGDARLLTQAASTLHDLARIEHDAMRALSRL is encoded by the coding sequence ATGGTCATGGTGAAGGGCGTCGACGCCCGGGGCATGCGGCACTGTGAGACGACGGCGCTGGGCGTGCTGCTGCGGCACCAGGGCCTCGACCTCTCCGAGCCGATGCTGTTCGGACTCGGCTCCGGACTGTCCTTCGTCTACTGGGACAGCAAGGCCATGGACTTCCCCTTCCTTGGCGGCCGGGTCAAACCGTTCGAGCTGACCAGGAACCTGGCCACCGCCCTCGGGCTCGATCTGACCGTCGAGGAGACCACCTCCGCGCGCAAGGCATGGCGGAACGTGGCGGCCCCGATCGACGCGGGCCGCCCTGTCGGCCTCCAACTCGACAGCTACCACCTGGACTACTTCGGCACCAAGGCGCACTTCGGCGGACACGTAGTCGCCATGTACGGCTACGACGACCGGAACGCGTATCTGGTGGACACCGCCCCGCAGGGCGGAGCCGTCACCACGAGCCTCGCCTCCCTGGCCGACGCCAGAGCCGCGCGCGGCCCCATGACCGCCCGGCACCGCTCCTTCACCCTCACGGCGCCCGACGACCCGCCGTCGCCGAGGGACCGGATCATCCCCGCGATCAAGACCTGCGCCGACGCCTTCCTGAACCCGCCCATCGCCAACCTGGGCCACCGGGGCATCCGGAAGGCCGCCGAGCGAGTACCGAAGTGGCTGCGGCGCGACGGCGATCCACGGGAGGGCCTGTGCCGCACCGCCGTCCTCATGGAACAGGCCGGCACCGGCGGCGCCCTGTTCCGCAACCTCTACCGCGACTTCCTGGCCGAGTCCACCGAACTGATCAACAGCCCCCACCTGCGCACCGGCCACACCCTCTGCACCGAGGCCGCCGCCCTCTGGACCCAGGTCGCCGCCCTCCTCGCCTCAGCGGGCGAATCCGGCGACGCGCGACTCCTGACGCAGGCCGCCTCCACCCTCCACGACCTCGCCCGCATCGAACACGACGCGATGCGAGCCCTCAGCCGGCTCTAG
- a CDS encoding cellulase family glycosylhydrolase, with translation MFRSLRRTLGALCATAAVLALPLAGGAHPASAAARAATADVDAAVDVGAGAGADVGAAAAGAGYWRTSGRQILDANGQSVRIAGINWFGFETANHVTHGLWSRDYKSMIDQMKSLGYNTIRMPYSDDILKPGTMPDSVNYSDGKNADLQGLTSLQVLDKIVAYAAQTGLKVILDRHRPDAAGQSALWYTSAVPETTWITNLKALATRYKGNSTVVGIDLHNEPHDPACWGCGDTARDWRLAAQRAGNAVLSVNPELLILVEGVQTFNGVSGWWGGNLMGVAQYPVQLDVANRVVYSAHDYATSVAQQSWFSDPSFPANMPGIWDRYWGYIFKQNIAPVWVGEFGTTLQSTIDQRWLAALVTYLRSTSAYGNDSFHWTFWSWNPNSGDTGGILKDDWQTVDTVKDGYLASVKAPGFPPGTGDPTDPGDPGDPGGGTPACTAAYTVTSDWGSGFNADVKVTNSGTTALTSWKVTWTWPGAQRVTNMWNASYTQSGATVTAVNAAHNGALAAGGSATFGFGGAPGGGGAPSVSCTAT, from the coding sequence ATGTTCCGCAGCTTACGGAGAACCCTGGGCGCGCTGTGCGCGACCGCCGCCGTGCTCGCGCTGCCGCTGGCCGGCGGCGCGCACCCGGCGAGCGCGGCGGCGCGGGCCGCGACGGCGGATGTCGACGCGGCAGTTGATGTCGGAGCGGGGGCGGGAGCGGACGTCGGTGCGGCGGCTGCCGGTGCCGGTTACTGGCGTACCAGCGGTCGGCAGATCCTGGACGCGAACGGGCAGTCGGTCCGGATCGCCGGGATCAACTGGTTCGGCTTCGAGACCGCCAACCACGTCACCCACGGCCTCTGGTCCCGTGACTACAAGAGCATGATCGACCAGATGAAGTCGCTGGGCTACAACACCATCCGGATGCCCTACAGCGACGACATCCTCAAGCCCGGCACCATGCCCGACAGCGTCAACTACTCCGACGGCAAGAACGCCGACCTCCAGGGCCTGACCTCCCTCCAGGTGCTCGACAAGATCGTCGCGTACGCCGCTCAGACCGGCCTGAAGGTCATCCTCGACCGGCACCGCCCGGACGCGGCGGGGCAGTCGGCCCTCTGGTACACCTCGGCCGTCCCCGAGACGACATGGATCACCAACCTCAAGGCGCTGGCGACCCGTTACAAGGGCAACTCGACGGTCGTCGGCATCGATCTCCACAACGAGCCCCACGATCCCGCCTGTTGGGGCTGCGGCGACACGGCCCGGGACTGGCGGCTGGCCGCCCAGCGCGCCGGGAACGCGGTGCTGTCCGTCAACCCCGAGTTGCTGATCCTCGTCGAGGGCGTCCAGACGTTCAACGGTGTCTCGGGCTGGTGGGGCGGCAATCTGATGGGCGTGGCCCAGTACCCCGTACAGCTCGATGTCGCCAACCGGGTCGTTTACTCGGCCCACGACTACGCCACGAGCGTCGCCCAGCAGAGCTGGTTCAGCGACCCGTCCTTCCCGGCCAACATGCCCGGGATCTGGGACAGGTACTGGGGCTACATCTTCAAGCAGAACATCGCGCCGGTGTGGGTCGGCGAATTCGGTACGACCCTGCAGTCCACGATCGACCAGCGCTGGCTGGCGGCCCTGGTCACCTACCTCCGCTCGACCTCCGCCTACGGCAACGACTCCTTCCACTGGACCTTCTGGTCCTGGAACCCCAACTCCGGTGACACCGGCGGCATCCTGAAGGACGACTGGCAGACGGTCGACACGGTCAAGGACGGCTATCTGGCGAGCGTCAAGGCCCCCGGCTTCCCACCCGGGACCGGCGACCCGACCGACCCCGGCGATCCCGGTGACCCCGGCGGCGGCACGCCCGCCTGCACCGCCGCCTACACCGTCACCAGCGACTGGGGCAGCGGCTTCAACGCCGATGTGAAGGTCACCAACTCCGGTACGACCGCGCTCACTTCCTGGAAGGTCACCTGGACCTGGCCCGGCGCCCAACGGGTCACGAACATGTGGAACGCGTCGTACACCCAGAGCGGGGCGACGGTCACCGCCGTCAACGCCGCCCACAACGGCGCGCTGGCGGCGGGCGGTTCGGCGACCTTCGGGTTCGGGGGCGCGCCCGGGGGTGGAGGTGCGCCGAGTGTGAGTTGTACGGCCACGTGA
- a CDS encoding sensor histidine kinase: protein MTAPSPPRPPGDRPALRSVLPLPLVTALLAAVAVGAAVAFTPQAARLPVAGGAGGAGLLLTVAVAVAVHARVSVRLLRHRLDAVARDAGLLLQERARLAEEFAQERGRLTEEFVQERARIAADFARERARLTAESDREREQLSDERDRTAEETTQERVLLTERAKQAETVRTALLAVTANVAGRMQALATGTLADLRAMEERHADEDVLADLLHLDHRTAQAGRLADSVAVLAGARSGRRWARPIPMESILRGAMGRIGAYRRVRLHSSSEAAVAGHAAEGVMHALAELLDNAANFSPPTAEVHVYVEEVPAGAIISVEDSGLVMSDVQLRRAERTVSGEAADLTHLTGTRLGLAVVGRLARKHGLRISFRPSARGGTGVLMLIPQDVLASTLPTTAPSTHSSHSSHSATARSANAAPSTASDFTSASSPSAPSAPSAPGAYAPAQPPPYAGVRAPRDLDTEPTPTHEFPTDAPVAPVSDPVADALIDSLSGYRTGPPAPADASTATPMGPATNSMPGSLPGSLPGSLPGSLPGSLPGSTSDSATGSAAGAPTGSPAYGSSLSSEFGSGGHEDPAPSDALPRRRRGQSLAEAEARIQAQAAEAAARTERPARPAEDASTGAVRFSSFRRAVRGTSGLDQAFVQGTATGDDASTGTPLPPAAPEPSAAVDRYHPAPAAPPVPDAALEPVRDAAPPPEAVRQPELEPARESEWGAVGAMGGSPWQSGPEPEPVRETAWDPGPVHETGWEPEPARGRAWEPAAAGEAAWTSQPGEEPAWTPTPTEEPAWQPGPAGEASPWEPGPAGETTVGGPEHAGETAVWDARAAGETSAWEPEHAGETTAWEPRPTGEPAARDSRPTGEPAARDSRPTGEPAARDSRPTGEPAARDSRPTGEPAARDSRPTGEPAARDSRPTGETAAREPRPTGEPGAWEPEHAREAAARNPRPTGQTTPWEPHPTGDPAAWEPETVRDPVEDPAKGAVGDAAWEVDASRELLWAPDPVREAKWELDPVREREPAWEPVGDTRPAPDDGTASAAPSHPAPDHAPDPDPDPDPDPADERPPAPDPRTHPHLEGDPTP from the coding sequence ATGACCGCGCCCAGCCCCCCTCGCCCACCGGGCGATCGCCCCGCCCTGCGCTCAGTCCTTCCCCTGCCCCTGGTGACCGCCCTGCTCGCCGCGGTCGCCGTCGGGGCCGCGGTCGCGTTCACCCCGCAGGCCGCGCGGCTGCCCGTCGCGGGCGGGGCGGGCGGGGCCGGGCTGCTGCTCACGGTGGCCGTCGCGGTCGCCGTGCACGCGCGCGTGTCGGTACGGCTGCTGCGCCACCGGCTGGACGCCGTCGCCCGGGACGCCGGTCTGCTGCTCCAGGAACGGGCCCGGCTGGCCGAGGAGTTCGCGCAGGAGAGGGGACGGCTGACCGAGGAGTTCGTACAGGAACGGGCCCGGATCGCGGCCGACTTCGCACGGGAACGGGCCCGGCTGACCGCGGAGTCCGACCGCGAACGCGAACAGCTGTCCGACGAACGGGACCGTACGGCCGAGGAGACCACCCAGGAACGGGTCCTGCTCACCGAACGCGCCAAGCAGGCCGAGACCGTCCGTACGGCCCTCCTCGCCGTCACCGCCAACGTGGCCGGCCGTATGCAGGCCCTCGCCACCGGCACCCTCGCCGATCTGCGGGCCATGGAGGAACGTCACGCCGACGAGGACGTCCTCGCCGACCTCCTCCACCTCGACCACCGCACCGCCCAGGCCGGGCGGCTGGCCGACTCCGTCGCCGTCCTCGCGGGCGCGCGCTCGGGCCGCCGCTGGGCGCGGCCGATCCCGATGGAGTCGATCCTGCGCGGCGCGATGGGCCGTATCGGCGCCTACCGCCGGGTCCGGCTGCACTCCTCCAGCGAGGCCGCCGTCGCCGGTCACGCCGCCGAGGGTGTCATGCACGCGCTCGCCGAACTCCTCGACAACGCGGCCAACTTCTCGCCGCCGACCGCCGAGGTCCATGTGTACGTCGAGGAGGTCCCCGCCGGCGCGATCATCTCCGTCGAGGACTCGGGGCTCGTCATGAGCGACGTACAGCTCCGGCGCGCCGAACGCACCGTGTCCGGCGAGGCGGCCGACCTCACCCACCTCACCGGTACGCGCCTCGGCCTCGCCGTCGTCGGGCGTCTCGCCCGCAAGCACGGGCTGAGGATCTCCTTCCGGCCGTCCGCGCGCGGCGGCACAGGCGTGCTGATGCTCATCCCGCAGGACGTCCTGGCGAGCACGCTCCCGACGACGGCGCCTTCCACGCATTCCTCGCATTCCTCGCATTCCGCGACGGCACGGTCGGCGAACGCCGCCCCTTCCACGGCCTCGGATTTCACGTCGGCATCGTCCCCGTCCGCGCCTTCCGCGCCTTCCGCGCCGGGGGCGTACGCTCCCGCGCAGCCGCCGCCGTACGCGGGTGTGCGCGCCCCGCGTGATCTGGACACCGAGCCGACGCCGACCCATGAGTTCCCGACGGACGCGCCCGTCGCGCCCGTGTCCGACCCGGTGGCCGACGCCTTGATCGACTCCCTGTCCGGCTACCGGACCGGACCCCCGGCACCGGCCGACGCCTCGACCGCGACGCCGATGGGCCCCGCGACGAATTCGATGCCGGGTTCGTTGCCGGGTTCGTTGCCGGGTTCGTTGCCGGGTTCGTTGCCGGGTTCGTTGCCGGGTTCAACTTCGGATTCGGCGACGGGTTCGGCCGCAGGGGCTCCGACGGGTTCTCCGGCGTACGGTTCCTCGCTGAGTTCCGAATTCGGCTCGGGCGGCCACGAGGACCCCGCCCCCTCCGACGCCCTCCCCCGGCGCCGCCGCGGCCAGTCACTCGCCGAGGCGGAGGCCCGCATCCAGGCGCAGGCCGCCGAGGCCGCCGCACGGACGGAACGGCCCGCCCGGCCCGCCGAGGACGCCAGCACCGGCGCCGTCCGCTTCAGCAGCTTCCGCCGGGCGGTACGGGGCACGAGCGGGCTGGACCAGGCGTTCGTCCAGGGAACGGCGACCGGGGACGACGCCTCCACGGGCACGCCGCTTCCGCCGGCCGCGCCGGAGCCGTCCGCCGCCGTCGACCGCTACCACCCGGCCCCGGCCGCGCCGCCCGTACCGGACGCCGCCCTGGAACCCGTACGGGATGCCGCTCCGCCCCCGGAGGCCGTACGGCAGCCGGAGTTGGAGCCGGCCCGGGAGTCCGAGTGGGGTGCCGTAGGAGCCATGGGGGGATCACCGTGGCAGTCCGGGCCCGAGCCCGAGCCCGTACGGGAGACCGCGTGGGATCCCGGACCCGTGCACGAGACCGGCTGGGAGCCCGAGCCCGCGCGGGGACGCGCCTGGGAACCGGCAGCCGCCGGGGAAGCGGCATGGACCTCGCAACCCGGCGAGGAGCCCGCGTGGACGCCGACACCCACCGAGGAACCGGCCTGGCAGCCGGGACCCGCCGGAGAGGCCAGCCCATGGGAACCCGGACCTGCCGGGGAAACCACCGTGGGGGGACCGGAACACGCCGGGGAAACCGCCGTATGGGACGCGCGCGCCGCCGGAGAGACCTCCGCTTGGGAACCGGAACACGCCGGGGAAACCACCGCATGGGAACCTCGACCCACCGGAGAACCCGCCGCACGAGACTCGCGACCCACCGGAGAACCCGCCGCACGAGACTCGCGACCCACCGGAGAACCCGCCGCACGAGACTCGCGACCCACCGGAGAACCCGCCGCACGAGACTCGCGACCCACCGGAGAACCCGCCGCACGAGACTCGCGACCCACCGGAGAACCCGCCGCACGAGACTCGCGACCCACCGGGGAAACCGCCGCACGGGAACCGCGACCCACCGGAGAACCCGGCGCATGGGAACCGGAACACGCCAGGGAAGCCGCCGCACGGAACCCGCGTCCCACCGGACAGACCACCCCATGGGAACCGCACCCCACCGGAGACCCCGCCGCATGGGAGCCGGAGACGGTGCGGGACCCGGTCGAGGACCCGGCGAAGGGCGCGGTCGGGGACGCGGCGTGGGAGGTGGATGCCTCGCGGGAGCTTTTGTGGGCGCCCGACCCCGTGCGGGAGGCGAAGTGGGAGCTCGACCCCGTACGGGAGCGGGAGCCTGCCTGGGAACCCGTAGGGGACACCCGCCCGGCCCCGGACGACGGCACCGCCTCCGCCGCCCCCTCCCACCCGGCGCCGGACCACGCCCCTGATCCGGACCCCGACCCCGACCCCGACCCTGCCGACGAGCGGCCCCCCGCCCCGGACCCGCGCACGCACCCCCACCTGGAAGGCGACCCCACCCCATGA
- a CDS encoding cytochrome P450 — MPEPAPELSYGPAPVPLFGARFRGEPASLYRELRREHGEVVPVLLDGDVPAWLVLGYRELHQVTSDPELFSRDSARWNQWPRIPADWPLLPVISPEQPSVLGTVGERHRQRAALIEEALEAVEPLELRGHVERFADELIDGVCGVGAADLVGQFAAPLPVRVLAHLFGFREEHGPGLVAALNDILDGQDRAMAAEGYLRTAMARLVAERRQQPGDDVVSRLLANARAYEVTVEEVTHDVMVMLAVGHQPTADWIGNSLRLMLTDQRFAASLFGGRSSVAEAMNEVLWEDTPIQNMAGRWTARDTRLGGRVLRAGDLVILGLQGANSDPRVRTHGSALTGGNNAHFSFGHGDHRCPFPAQETAEVIARTGIEVVLDRLPDLDLAIPPTSLTRRASPWLRGLVELPVRFTPGPARGA; from the coding sequence CTGCCCGAGCCCGCCCCCGAGCTCTCCTACGGGCCCGCGCCCGTACCTCTCTTCGGCGCGCGTTTCCGGGGTGAACCCGCTTCCCTGTACCGGGAGTTGCGGCGGGAGCACGGGGAGGTGGTGCCCGTGCTGCTCGACGGGGACGTACCGGCGTGGCTGGTGCTCGGCTATCGGGAGCTGCACCAGGTGACGAGTGATCCGGAACTGTTCAGCCGGGACTCCGCGCGGTGGAACCAGTGGCCGCGCATTCCGGCCGACTGGCCGCTGCTTCCGGTGATCAGCCCGGAGCAGCCGTCGGTCCTCGGCACGGTCGGTGAACGGCACCGGCAGCGGGCCGCGCTGATCGAGGAGGCGCTGGAGGCGGTGGAGCCGCTCGAACTGCGCGGTCATGTCGAGCGGTTCGCCGACGAGCTGATCGACGGGGTGTGCGGGGTGGGCGCGGCCGATCTGGTGGGGCAGTTCGCGGCGCCGCTGCCCGTACGGGTCCTGGCGCATCTCTTCGGCTTCCGGGAGGAGCACGGTCCCGGGCTGGTGGCGGCGCTCAACGACATCCTCGACGGCCAGGACCGGGCGATGGCGGCCGAGGGGTATCTGCGGACGGCGATGGCCCGGCTGGTGGCGGAGCGGCGGCAGCAGCCCGGGGACGACGTCGTCTCACGGCTGCTGGCGAACGCGCGGGCGTACGAGGTGACCGTCGAGGAGGTCACCCATGACGTGATGGTGATGCTGGCGGTGGGGCACCAGCCGACGGCGGACTGGATCGGCAACTCGCTGCGGCTGATGCTGACGGACCAGCGGTTCGCGGCGTCGCTGTTCGGGGGGCGCAGCAGTGTGGCCGAGGCGATGAACGAGGTGCTGTGGGAGGACACGCCGATCCAGAACATGGCCGGTCGTTGGACGGCCCGGGACACCCGGCTCGGCGGGCGGGTCCTCCGTGCGGGTGATCTCGTCATCCTCGGGCTCCAGGGCGCCAACTCCGACCCCCGCGTCCGCACGCACGGCTCCGCGCTCACCGGTGGCAACAACGCGCACTTCTCCTTCGGCCACGGCGACCACCGCTGTCCCTTCCCGGCCCAGGAGACGGCCGAGGTCATCGCCCGTACGGGCATCGAGGTCGTCCTCGACCGCCTCCCGGACTTGGACCTCGCGATCCCCCCGACGTCCCTGACCCGCCGCGCCTCACCCTGGCTGCGGGGGTTGGTGGAACTGCCGGTGCGCTTCACACCGGGGCCGGCCCGCGGGGCTTGA